A single Clavibacter nebraskensis NCPPB 2581 DNA region contains:
- a CDS encoding glycosyltransferase has product MGIQTSLDQVAQAARILDVMQEADELTVAASRDGGGRAVRLLARAAADPADQLTAVAAIHALAQVFDEAADLALVALLDHDVRWIREHAVWAFGTRLPRFDAVSGLVSMVVEGGFPGMLAQRTLQQWAGSTPDHVALALENALLGVRGDDARSRLVETVGLVPGRIPERVLLRIAPSAAEGPLTRSAAVAALGDRPAGEAIAALVADIARGDDEVAAVARLAVLDIARQHGDHPTAPERPGLTVVQLFLHADIDAGLTHVGAGDNGGIATLLVRLGDALVAPAAASAAGAHAEAPDAAADRPVDRVITLSRGTPDQALGSLARVTAGDDGHVFAHMPMLGGPRSLPEAWPHRVEAERGIRRVLRAAGRVDAVHLRMADVGTLAASTVARELGIPVVFTVAPDPHGVVDALDRSGALTRDGFGAVDAREHYWFRVRLVQRLAADAAHTVLFPRPELKRDMRRLVGIDVDAHPERHSVVAEGIDVDAIERSRDDAMLGADADGAPARAFVELDRLLADLPAERRGLPLVISVGRLARVKGMASLAHVWAADPALRSRANLLVVGGDLDAPSPEEREQLARILDAVPGADGPAGAARHGLLLAGHRGNDTVTRWLAAVRYGRPGLTAPGGAYACASIKEEFGVALLEAMAMGLPVVAPASGGPATYVEDGVTGLLVDTADPAELATGIARALDIAAGPGADAAADRARDMVARTFTIQAMAGTLSRVYRDVAAADDRTLWELSAS; this is encoded by the coding sequence ATGGGGATCCAGACGAGCCTCGACCAGGTCGCGCAGGCCGCGCGCATCCTCGACGTGATGCAGGAGGCCGACGAGCTCACGGTCGCCGCCAGCCGCGACGGCGGCGGTCGCGCGGTGCGGCTCCTCGCCCGCGCCGCCGCGGATCCCGCCGACCAGCTCACGGCCGTCGCCGCCATCCACGCGCTCGCCCAGGTCTTCGACGAGGCCGCCGACCTCGCGCTCGTCGCGCTCCTCGACCACGACGTCCGGTGGATCCGCGAGCACGCCGTCTGGGCCTTCGGCACCCGGCTGCCGCGCTTCGACGCGGTGTCGGGCCTGGTCTCGATGGTCGTCGAGGGCGGCTTCCCCGGCATGCTCGCGCAGCGCACGCTGCAGCAGTGGGCCGGGTCGACGCCCGACCACGTCGCGCTGGCGCTCGAGAACGCGCTGCTCGGCGTGCGCGGCGACGACGCCCGCTCGCGCCTCGTCGAGACCGTCGGCCTCGTGCCCGGGCGGATCCCCGAGCGCGTCCTCCTCCGCATCGCCCCCTCCGCCGCCGAGGGTCCGCTCACCCGGTCCGCCGCGGTCGCCGCGCTCGGCGACCGGCCCGCGGGCGAGGCGATCGCCGCCCTCGTGGCCGACATCGCGCGCGGCGACGACGAGGTGGCCGCGGTCGCGCGCCTGGCGGTGCTCGACATCGCGCGCCAGCACGGCGACCACCCGACGGCACCCGAGCGGCCCGGCCTCACGGTCGTCCAGCTCTTCCTGCACGCCGACATCGACGCCGGCCTCACGCACGTGGGCGCGGGCGACAACGGCGGCATCGCGACGCTGCTCGTGCGGCTGGGCGACGCGCTGGTCGCGCCCGCGGCAGCCTCCGCCGCGGGAGCGCACGCGGAGGCGCCGGACGCCGCCGCCGACCGCCCGGTCGACCGCGTCATCACCCTCTCCCGCGGCACGCCCGACCAGGCCCTCGGCTCTCTCGCCCGCGTCACCGCCGGCGACGACGGCCACGTCTTCGCCCACATGCCGATGCTCGGCGGCCCGCGCTCGCTGCCCGAGGCGTGGCCGCACCGCGTCGAGGCCGAGCGGGGGATCCGCCGCGTGCTCCGCGCCGCCGGCCGCGTCGACGCCGTGCACCTCCGCATGGCCGACGTCGGCACGCTCGCCGCCTCCACGGTCGCGCGCGAGCTCGGCATCCCGGTCGTCTTCACGGTCGCGCCGGATCCGCACGGCGTGGTCGACGCGCTCGACCGCTCCGGCGCCCTCACGCGCGACGGCTTCGGCGCGGTCGACGCGCGCGAGCACTACTGGTTCCGCGTGCGCCTCGTGCAGCGCCTCGCCGCCGACGCCGCGCACACCGTCCTCTTCCCGCGCCCCGAGCTGAAGCGCGACATGCGCCGGCTCGTCGGCATCGACGTCGACGCCCACCCCGAGCGCCACAGCGTCGTCGCCGAGGGCATCGACGTCGACGCCATCGAGCGCTCCCGCGACGACGCCATGCTCGGCGCCGACGCGGACGGCGCGCCCGCCCGCGCCTTCGTCGAGCTCGATCGCCTGCTCGCCGACCTCCCCGCCGAGCGCCGCGGCCTCCCGCTCGTCATCTCGGTCGGCCGCCTCGCCCGCGTCAAGGGCATGGCGTCGCTCGCGCACGTGTGGGCGGCGGATCCCGCGCTCCGCTCCCGCGCCAACCTCCTCGTCGTGGGCGGCGACCTCGACGCGCCGAGCCCGGAGGAGCGCGAGCAGCTCGCGCGGATCCTCGACGCGGTCCCCGGCGCGGACGGCCCCGCCGGCGCCGCCCGCCACGGCCTGCTCCTCGCCGGCCACCGCGGCAACGACACCGTCACGCGCTGGCTCGCCGCCGTCCGCTACGGCCGCCCCGGCCTCACCGCGCCCGGCGGCGCGTACGCGTGCGCCAGCATCAAGGAGGAGTTCGGCGTCGCGCTCCTCGAGGCGATGGCGATGGGCCTGCCCGTCGTCGCGCCCGCGTCGGGAGGCCCCGCGACCTACGTCGAGGACGGCGTCACCGGCCTGCTCGTCGACACGGCGGATCCCGCGGAGCTCGCCACCGGGATCGCCCGTGCGCTCGACATCGCGGCCGGCCCCGGCGCGGACGCCGCCGCCGACCGCGCGCGCGACATGGTCGCCCGCACCTTCACCATCCAGGCCATGGCGGGCACCCTGTCCCGCGTCTACCGCGACGTCGCCGCAGCCGACGACCGAACCCTCTGGGAGCTCAGCGCCTCATGA
- a CDS encoding nucleotide disphospho-sugar-binding domain-containing protein, with the protein MTLLVISPDYASHLFPLITLASAWQQAGERVVVATGSATAGIVEASGFERVDLLLGRGSNPGTIKAEDQPTGEDDALRGFFAATRRGMVETLRFQAEARSDDLLWEPVETARAVQRILDEVRPDQVIVDHLAFSARLALLASGTRHADVVLGHPSALPVGDEVYGFPPAWPAAFEPEEEDLDELHVLCERVRDRFTAQWNDALAILAPSMRPSRDAFAEAGDVLLLNYPEELHDPDRSELLPPHAFIGSAVRREAPEAEVQDWIDQGGDPIVYVSLGSFLSVRDDVLARIAAALRDLDVRVALATGSTDRAALGEIPSDWLVRPFLPQVTLLGHADLAVTHGGNNSVTEAATAGVPMLVLPLSTDQFAGAAALEDAGLGIALAPNVATVTELRQAAKALLNPSGGQRAMLDAIAGSLSRSPGPQRAYQALAGGIRPEQAAR; encoded by the coding sequence ATGACCCTGCTCGTCATCAGCCCGGACTACGCCTCCCACCTCTTCCCCCTCATCACCCTCGCGTCGGCCTGGCAGCAGGCCGGCGAGCGCGTGGTCGTGGCGACCGGATCCGCGACGGCCGGCATCGTCGAGGCCTCCGGCTTCGAGCGCGTGGACCTCCTGCTCGGCCGCGGATCCAACCCCGGCACCATCAAGGCCGAGGACCAGCCGACCGGCGAGGACGACGCCCTCCGCGGCTTCTTCGCCGCCACCCGCCGCGGCATGGTCGAGACGCTCCGCTTCCAGGCCGAGGCCCGCAGCGACGACCTGCTGTGGGAGCCGGTGGAGACCGCGCGCGCTGTGCAGCGGATCCTCGACGAGGTGCGCCCCGACCAGGTGATCGTCGACCACCTCGCCTTCAGCGCCCGCCTCGCGCTCCTCGCCTCGGGCACGCGCCACGCCGACGTCGTGCTCGGCCACCCGAGCGCGCTGCCCGTGGGCGACGAGGTCTACGGCTTCCCGCCCGCCTGGCCCGCCGCCTTCGAGCCCGAGGAGGAGGACCTCGACGAGCTGCACGTGCTGTGCGAGCGCGTGCGCGACCGCTTCACCGCGCAGTGGAACGACGCCCTCGCGATCCTCGCGCCGTCCATGCGCCCGAGCCGCGACGCGTTCGCGGAGGCCGGCGACGTGCTCCTGCTCAACTACCCCGAGGAGCTGCACGACCCGGACCGCTCCGAGCTCCTGCCGCCGCACGCCTTCATCGGCTCCGCGGTCCGCCGCGAGGCGCCCGAGGCGGAGGTGCAGGACTGGATCGACCAGGGCGGCGACCCCATCGTCTACGTGTCGCTCGGCAGCTTCCTCTCCGTGCGCGACGACGTGCTCGCCCGCATCGCGGCGGCCCTCCGCGACCTCGACGTGCGCGTGGCGCTCGCGACCGGATCCACCGACCGGGCCGCGCTCGGCGAGATCCCGTCCGACTGGCTCGTGCGCCCCTTCCTGCCGCAGGTGACGCTGCTCGGTCACGCCGACCTCGCCGTCACGCACGGCGGCAACAACTCCGTCACCGAGGCGGCGACCGCGGGCGTCCCGATGCTCGTGCTGCCGCTCTCGACCGACCAGTTCGCGGGCGCGGCGGCCCTCGAGGACGCGGGCCTCGGGATCGCGCTGGCGCCGAACGTCGCGACCGTCACCGAGCTGCGGCAGGCGGCCAAGGCGCTGCTGAACCCGTCGGGCGGGCAGCGGGCAATGCTCGACGCCATCGCGGGCTCGCTCTCGCGGTCGCCCGGACCGCAGCGCGCGTACCAGGCGCTGGCCGGCGGGATCCGCCCGGAGCAGGCCGCGCGCTGA
- a CDS encoding circularly permuted type 2 ATP-grasp protein — MGDLFEGYGTLAAARRASGGAMPFDEMFRDPPADGDPAVARAAYREIHAALSRMTKEELKDRTDALATSYLAQGVTFDFAGEERPFPLDAVPRVIEQAEWSRLEKGVAQRVRALEAFLADVYGPQRAIRDGVIPARLISSSSHFHRQAAGIDPANGVRIQVSGIDLVRDEAGEMRVLEDNVRVPSGVSYVISNRRVMAQTLPELFVSMRVRPVGDYPNKLLQALRASAPDGVEDPNVVVLTPGVYNSAYFEHTLLARLMGVELVEGRDLFCSGGRVWMRTTGGPMRVDVIYRRVDDEFLDPLQFRADSMLGSPGLMLAARLGNVTIANAVGNGVADDKLVYTYLPDLIRYYLAEDAIIPNVDTWRLEEPDSLEEVLDRLPELVVKPVDGSGGKGLVVGPAASAGELAELRARLLKDPRGWIAQPVVQLSTIPTLVEDGMRPRHADLRPFAVNDGRDIWVLPGGLTRVALPEGQLVVNSSQGGGSKDTWVVGDSGFPAATRERSVQTLVADQAAVTTSIPIIQNGEKAPDQSPHDAPRNRDQHEQQQQAAAAPATTAEGDR; from the coding sequence ATGGGTGATCTGTTCGAGGGATACGGCACGCTCGCGGCCGCACGCCGCGCCTCCGGCGGCGCGATGCCGTTCGACGAGATGTTCCGGGATCCGCCGGCCGACGGCGATCCGGCGGTCGCCCGGGCGGCCTACCGCGAGATCCACGCGGCGCTCTCCCGCATGACCAAGGAGGAGCTGAAGGACCGCACCGACGCGCTCGCCACCAGCTACCTCGCCCAGGGCGTCACCTTCGACTTCGCGGGCGAGGAGCGGCCGTTCCCGCTCGACGCCGTGCCGCGCGTCATCGAGCAGGCCGAGTGGAGCCGGCTCGAGAAGGGCGTCGCCCAGCGCGTCCGGGCGCTCGAGGCGTTCCTCGCCGACGTGTACGGACCGCAGCGCGCCATCCGCGACGGCGTGATCCCCGCCCGCCTCATCAGCTCGTCCAGCCACTTCCACCGCCAGGCCGCCGGCATCGACCCGGCCAACGGCGTCCGCATCCAGGTCTCCGGCATCGACCTCGTGCGCGACGAGGCCGGCGAGATGCGCGTGCTCGAGGACAACGTGCGGGTGCCGTCGGGCGTCAGCTACGTCATCTCCAACCGCCGCGTCATGGCGCAGACCCTGCCCGAGCTCTTCGTCTCGATGCGGGTCCGCCCCGTCGGCGACTACCCGAACAAGCTCCTGCAGGCCCTCCGCGCGAGCGCGCCCGACGGCGTCGAGGACCCGAACGTGGTCGTGCTCACGCCCGGCGTCTACAACAGCGCCTACTTCGAGCACACGCTGCTGGCGCGGCTCATGGGCGTCGAGCTCGTCGAGGGCCGCGACCTGTTCTGCTCCGGCGGCCGCGTGTGGATGCGCACCACGGGCGGCCCCATGCGGGTCGACGTCATCTACCGCCGCGTCGACGACGAGTTCCTGGATCCGCTGCAGTTCCGCGCCGACTCCATGCTGGGCTCGCCCGGCCTCATGCTCGCCGCGCGCCTCGGCAACGTCACCATCGCGAACGCGGTCGGCAACGGCGTCGCCGACGACAAGCTCGTCTACACGTACCTGCCCGACCTCATCCGCTACTACCTGGCCGAGGACGCGATCATCCCGAACGTCGACACCTGGCGCCTCGAGGAGCCCGACTCGCTCGAGGAGGTGCTCGACCGGCTGCCGGAGCTCGTCGTGAAGCCCGTCGACGGATCCGGCGGCAAGGGCCTCGTGGTCGGCCCCGCCGCCAGCGCGGGCGAGCTCGCGGAGCTCCGCGCGCGGCTCCTCAAGGACCCGCGCGGCTGGATCGCCCAGCCCGTGGTGCAGCTCTCCACCATCCCCACGCTCGTGGAGGACGGCATGCGCCCGCGGCACGCCGACCTCCGCCCGTTCGCGGTCAACGACGGCCGCGACATCTGGGTGCTCCCCGGCGGCCTCACGCGCGTCGCGCTCCCCGAGGGCCAGCTCGTGGTCAACAGCAGCCAGGGCGGCGGATCCAAGGACACCTGGGTCGTCGGCGACTCCGGCTTCCCCGCGGCCACGCGCGAGCGCAGCGTGCAGACGCTCGTGGCCGACCAGGCGGCCGTGACCACGTCGATCCCGATCATCCAGAACGGGGAGAAGGCGCCCGACCAGTCGCCGCACGACGCCCCGCGCAACCGCGACCAGCACGAGCAGCAGCAGCAGGCCGCCGCCGCGCCCGCCACCACCGCAGAGGGGGACCGCTGA
- a CDS encoding alpha-E domain-containing protein produces the protein MLSRIAESLFWIGRYIERSDGTARILDVHLQLLLEDPWIDEDTACRSLLSVMGSDVPSEDVLGRDDVLALLAVDRTQPASIAYSLGAARENARRAREIVSSELWECLNTTRARMPRKIANDRVHEFFGWVRERSALAVGLVESGTSRDEAWQFFTLGRSIERADMTARLLATRALTEASGPSWTTILRSCGAYEAYLRTYRGVPSARNAAEFLLLDRLFPRSITHSIRRAEQCLHDIEPRTDRLGVSDQAQRLLGQIRSELEYRPIAEILDDLPRFMDAVQEATSATSEAVRQRYFPTNAAPSWVGENS, from the coding sequence ATGCTGTCGCGCATCGCCGAGTCGCTCTTCTGGATCGGCCGCTACATCGAGCGGTCGGACGGCACCGCCCGCATCCTCGACGTGCACCTGCAGCTGCTGCTCGAGGATCCGTGGATCGACGAGGACACCGCCTGCCGCTCCCTCCTCAGCGTGATGGGCAGCGACGTGCCCTCCGAGGACGTGCTCGGCCGCGACGACGTGCTCGCGCTCCTCGCCGTGGACCGCACGCAGCCCGCCTCCATCGCCTACTCGCTCGGCGCCGCGCGCGAGAACGCCCGCCGCGCCCGCGAGATCGTCTCGAGCGAGCTGTGGGAGTGCCTCAACACGACGCGCGCCCGCATGCCGCGCAAGATCGCCAACGACCGCGTGCACGAGTTCTTCGGCTGGGTGCGCGAGCGCTCGGCCCTCGCGGTCGGGCTCGTCGAGTCGGGCACGAGCCGCGACGAGGCGTGGCAGTTCTTCACGCTCGGCCGCTCCATCGAGCGCGCCGACATGACGGCCCGGCTCCTCGCGACGCGCGCGCTCACCGAGGCGAGCGGCCCGTCGTGGACCACGATCCTCCGCTCCTGCGGCGCCTACGAGGCGTACCTCCGCACCTACCGCGGCGTGCCGAGCGCGCGCAACGCGGCCGAGTTCCTGCTGCTCGACCGGCTGTTCCCCCGGTCGATCACGCACTCGATCCGCCGGGCCGAGCAGTGCCTGCACGACATCGAGCCGCGCACCGACCGCCTCGGGGTCTCCGACCAGGCGCAGCGGCTGCTCGGGCAGATCCGGAGCGAGCTGGAGTACCGGCCCATCGCCGAGATCCTCGACGACCTCCCGCGCTTCATGGACGCCGTGCAGGAGGCGACATCCGCCACCTCCGAGGCCGTCCGCCAGCGCTACTTCCCCACCAACGCGGCACCCAGCTGGGTCGGAGAGAACTCGTGA
- a CDS encoding transglutaminase family protein translates to MNRLRITHRTGFHYEGEVTASYNEARMLPVSSENQFVLYSNLDIQPKPGHHTYVDYFGTRVSSFEILSPHRSLELTATSLVEVRPRAHEPHQLGWDDLAVDVQRATEHVEQVAQTARTEPHEEVRALAEEIAGGAGTPCEAAAAIARAIGERVEYMAGVTSVQSTAREAWEQGRGVCQDITHIVIGALRHVGIPARYVSGYLHPKPNAAVGETVTGESHAWVEWFCGEWRGWDPTNLIDIGDRHVLVGRGRDYRDVAPLRGIYAGPFRSKLFVRVEITRES, encoded by the coding sequence GTGAACCGCCTGCGCATCACCCACCGGACCGGCTTCCACTACGAGGGCGAGGTGACCGCGTCGTACAACGAGGCGCGTATGCTGCCCGTCTCGAGCGAGAACCAGTTCGTCCTGTACTCGAACCTCGACATCCAGCCGAAGCCGGGGCACCACACCTACGTCGACTACTTCGGCACGCGCGTCTCGTCCTTCGAGATCCTGAGCCCCCACCGCTCGCTCGAGCTCACGGCCACGAGCCTCGTAGAGGTGCGGCCGCGCGCGCACGAGCCGCACCAGCTCGGCTGGGACGACCTCGCGGTCGACGTGCAGCGCGCCACCGAGCACGTCGAGCAGGTCGCGCAGACCGCGCGCACCGAGCCGCACGAGGAGGTCCGCGCGCTCGCGGAGGAGATCGCGGGCGGCGCGGGGACACCGTGCGAGGCCGCTGCGGCGATCGCGCGCGCGATCGGCGAGAGGGTCGAGTACATGGCCGGCGTCACGAGCGTGCAGTCGACCGCGCGCGAGGCGTGGGAGCAGGGGCGCGGCGTCTGCCAGGACATCACGCACATCGTCATCGGCGCGCTCCGGCACGTCGGGATACCCGCGCGCTACGTCAGCGGGTACCTGCACCCGAAGCCGAACGCGGCCGTCGGCGAGACCGTCACGGGCGAGTCGCACGCGTGGGTCGAGTGGTTCTGCGGCGAGTGGCGCGGCTGGGATCCCACGAACCTCATCGACATCGGCGACCGGCACGTGCTCGTCGGCCGGGGCCGCGACTACCGCGACGTCGCGCCGCTGCGCGGCATCTACGCGGGGCCGTTCCGCTCGAAGCTGTTCGTGCGGGTCGAGATCACGCGCGAGTCCTGA
- a CDS encoding alpha/beta fold hydrolase — MPDDERSTGGADHRTIVDAEAVTLHYYVWEAERPRAVVHIAHGVGEHALRYIRLARELNAAGYTVAADDHRGHGATGLGHLGIGVLGPRRHLAALDGIQLVSEQLRREHPHLPLVLLGHSWGALLAQRIVARAAHLYAGLVLSGASLAMPGVVNTGDLNKRWRHPAASGFEWLSRDPEAQRAFGADDRNFDVNALKPYRMRDSVQIMGRPPRKLATDLPVLIQGGEEDSLGGRRGMQLLARDYSRRSRLSDVMLIVYPGARHEIYNETNRDEVVADLRSWLGSRAVAAEPSAAEPAAAEPSAAEPSAG; from the coding sequence ATGCCCGACGACGAGCGCTCCACCGGCGGAGCCGACCACCGCACCATCGTGGACGCGGAGGCCGTCACCCTCCACTACTACGTGTGGGAGGCCGAGCGCCCGCGGGCCGTCGTGCACATCGCGCACGGCGTCGGCGAGCACGCGCTGCGCTACATCCGGCTCGCGCGGGAGCTCAACGCCGCGGGATACACGGTCGCGGCCGACGACCACCGCGGGCACGGCGCCACCGGCCTCGGCCACCTCGGCATCGGCGTGCTGGGGCCCCGGCGTCACCTGGCGGCGCTCGACGGGATCCAGCTGGTGAGCGAGCAGCTGCGGCGCGAGCACCCCCACCTCCCGCTCGTGCTCCTCGGCCACAGCTGGGGCGCGCTCCTCGCGCAGCGCATCGTCGCGCGCGCGGCGCACCTCTACGCGGGGCTCGTGCTGAGCGGCGCTTCGCTCGCCATGCCCGGCGTGGTCAACACGGGCGACCTCAACAAGCGCTGGCGGCACCCGGCCGCGTCCGGCTTCGAGTGGCTGTCGCGGGATCCGGAGGCGCAGCGGGCGTTCGGCGCCGACGACCGGAACTTCGACGTGAACGCGCTCAAGCCGTACCGGATGCGCGACTCCGTGCAGATCATGGGCCGACCTCCCCGGAAGCTCGCGACCGACCTGCCCGTGCTCATCCAGGGCGGCGAGGAGGACTCGCTCGGCGGCCGCCGCGGCATGCAGCTGCTCGCCCGCGACTACAGCAGGCGCTCGCGCCTCAGCGACGTGATGCTCATCGTGTACCCGGGCGCGCGCCACGAGATCTACAACGAGACGAACCGCGACGAGGTGGTGGCGGATCTCCGCAGCTGGCTGGGGTCGCGCGCGGTCGCCGCCGAGCCGTCCGCCGCCGAGCCGGCCGCGGCCGAGCCGTCCGCGGCCGAGCCGTCCGCGGGATGA
- a CDS encoding GNAT family N-acetyltransferase — MTGALPEATLRPARADDLPFLEDMLLASMDWRDDGSMTRERMLATPELAHYVSGWPRAGDVGVVAEVDGDPVGAARARLYAEDDRGYGFVAADIPELGMALVPSARGRGLGRALLVALVDAVRAAGAPAVSLSVEDGNDRARALYESLGFVDVGREGGSDVLLLRW; from the coding sequence ATGACCGGGGCGCTCCCGGAGGCGACGCTGCGCCCGGCGCGTGCCGACGACCTGCCGTTCCTCGAGGACATGCTGCTGGCGTCGATGGACTGGCGCGACGACGGGTCCATGACGCGCGAGCGCATGCTGGCCACCCCGGAGCTCGCGCACTACGTCTCGGGCTGGCCGCGCGCGGGCGACGTGGGCGTGGTCGCGGAGGTCGACGGGGATCCGGTCGGCGCCGCGCGGGCGCGCCTCTACGCGGAGGACGACCGCGGCTACGGGTTCGTCGCGGCCGACATCCCCGAGCTCGGCATGGCGCTCGTGCCGTCGGCCCGCGGGCGGGGTCTCGGGCGGGCGCTGCTCGTGGCGCTCGTCGACGCGGTCCGCGCCGCGGGCGCCCCCGCCGTGAGCCTCAGCGTGGAGGACGGCAACGACCGCGCCCGCGCGCTCTACGAGTCCCTCGGCTTCGTGGACGTCGGGCGCGAGGGCGGATCGGACGTGCTGCTGCTGCGCTGGTGA
- a CDS encoding S53 family peptidase: protein MAAAALVASALTSTGSASADAGSAAARAASGLRALGGSAPAWPVASPAVRLGDAPADATIAFTVLLDPARPDAAPAVAAWLRDRGLDVGDARQEVGALPVSGTLALASRAFDTGFARFRVDGREVIAPERTLAVPAVLDAVRGVAGTVQGDVLMPTDAAADDGSAASAAATPVPAPIPGQASGGSPASSADDGTCAAWWGQRLTDAWPASVDVAHRSNSLCGYGPAQLRRVDDVPAEDRGAGATIAIVAAYDDPDTQADTDTYSRAVGEPAFTAGQYRDHPSASPRTGICGGPTAWTDEQHLDVQAVHAMAPDAAVSYWGADDCTSTSLYTRILDAAEDGPDVISLSFGAMEGLDTADDRELLNRVLVEAASRDVSVFASTGNDGDYSGVGDHGGNATVASPASSPYVTAVGATSTGLAEDGSIAVEAGWETETRFARNGALIPPGFAFGAGGGQSAEYARPTWQADRLAVAGTGRLLPDVASLGDPNTGFITYGPHKGRTEYAAHGGTSLATPMVASMVAISKAVTGRRFGLASPALYALMGTGALRDVQPASAATWSPTGPSAGALWPETLFMWDTGRQGLRSAPGWDDVTGAGVPAGRAFIDGLGAEAGR from the coding sequence GTGGCTGCCGCAGCGCTCGTCGCCAGCGCGCTGACCAGCACCGGATCCGCGTCCGCCGACGCCGGATCGGCCGCCGCGCGCGCCGCCTCCGGCCTCCGCGCGCTCGGCGGGTCGGCGCCCGCCTGGCCCGTCGCCTCCCCCGCCGTCCGCCTGGGGGACGCGCCCGCGGACGCGACGATCGCGTTCACGGTGCTGCTGGATCCCGCCCGCCCCGACGCCGCGCCCGCCGTGGCCGCGTGGCTGCGCGACCGCGGCCTCGACGTGGGCGACGCGCGCCAGGAGGTCGGGGCGCTGCCCGTCTCCGGCACGCTGGCGCTCGCGTCGCGCGCCTTCGACACCGGGTTCGCCCGGTTCCGCGTCGACGGCCGCGAGGTCATCGCCCCGGAGCGGACCCTCGCCGTCCCCGCGGTCCTCGACGCCGTGCGCGGCGTCGCCGGCACCGTGCAGGGCGACGTGCTGATGCCGACGGACGCGGCGGCCGACGACGGCTCGGCGGCGTCCGCGGCCGCGACCCCCGTCCCCGCGCCGATCCCCGGGCAGGCGTCCGGCGGATCCCCCGCGTCCTCCGCCGACGACGGCACGTGCGCCGCCTGGTGGGGCCAGCGCCTCACGGACGCGTGGCCCGCCTCCGTCGACGTGGCGCACCGCTCGAACTCGCTGTGCGGCTACGGCCCGGCGCAGCTGCGGCGCGTGGACGACGTCCCCGCCGAGGACCGCGGCGCCGGCGCGACGATCGCCATCGTCGCCGCCTACGACGACCCGGACACCCAGGCCGACACCGACACCTACTCCCGCGCGGTCGGCGAACCCGCCTTCACGGCCGGCCAGTACCGCGACCACCCGTCCGCCTCGCCGCGCACCGGGATATGCGGCGGACCCACGGCCTGGACCGACGAGCAGCACCTCGACGTGCAGGCCGTCCACGCGATGGCGCCCGACGCGGCCGTCTCCTACTGGGGCGCCGACGACTGCACGAGCACGAGCCTCTACACGCGGATCCTCGACGCCGCCGAGGACGGGCCCGACGTGATCAGCCTCTCCTTCGGCGCGATGGAGGGCCTCGACACCGCGGACGACCGCGAGCTCCTCAACCGCGTGCTCGTGGAGGCGGCGTCGCGCGACGTGTCGGTCTTCGCATCCACCGGCAACGACGGCGACTACAGCGGCGTCGGCGACCACGGCGGGAACGCCACCGTGGCATCGCCCGCGTCGAGCCCGTACGTCACCGCGGTCGGCGCGACGAGCACGGGCCTCGCGGAGGACGGCTCGATCGCGGTCGAGGCGGGTTGGGAGACGGAGACGCGCTTCGCCCGCAACGGCGCCCTGATCCCGCCGGGCTTCGCGTTCGGCGCGGGCGGCGGCCAGTCCGCCGAGTACGCGCGGCCGACCTGGCAGGCCGACCGGCTCGCCGTCGCGGGCACGGGACGGCTGCTGCCGGACGTGGCCTCGCTGGGGGATCCGAACACGGGCTTCATCACCTACGGCCCGCACAAGGGCCGCACCGAGTACGCGGCGCACGGCGGCACGAGCCTCGCGACGCCGATGGTCGCCTCCATGGTCGCGATCTCCAAGGCCGTCACCGGCCGGCGCTTCGGCCTCGCGAGCCCCGCGCTCTACGCGCTGATGGGCACGGGCGCGCTGCGCGACGTGCAGCCCGCGTCTGCCGCCACGTGGTCCCCGACGGGACCGTCGGCGGGAGCGCTGTGGCCCGAGACGCTCTTCATGTGGGACACCGGGAGGCAGGGGCTGCGCTCCGCCCCCGGCTGGGACGACGTGACCGGGGCCGGCGTGCCCGCGGGCCGCGCGTTCATCGACGGCCTCGGCGCGGAGGCGGGACGATGA